A genome region from Eremothecium cymbalariae DBVPG#7215 chromosome 4, complete sequence includes the following:
- the PTH2 gene encoding aminoacyl-tRNA hydrolase (similar to Ashbya gossypii ABR210W) encodes MAHLSFTVSWTLASVFAGYCLGRMFRTDTLQPTKNHKTYAKQVIEQAKAKAGFLGSTKKDTPDASDSSDEDEGVEVNSLALNTIAGEVRMALVVRSDLQMTKGKVAAQCCHAALACYRLIAEEPSRDSYNPHMVSRWLSRGQAKITLKCPDKESMDELFANALALGINCYVVHDAGRTQIEAGSATVLGLGPAPKAILDEVTGGLKLY; translated from the coding sequence ATGGCTCATTTGTCTTTTACTGTTTCCTGGACATTGGCATCAGTCTTTGCAGGCTACTGCTTAGGCAGAATGTTTAGAACTGATACCTTGCAACCTACTAAAAATCATAAGACTTATGCAAAACAAGTAATCGAGCAAGCAAAAGCAAAAGCAGGATTCTTGGGGTCTACGAAGAAAGATACTCCTGATGCTTCTGATAGttcagatgaagatgaaggtGTGGAAGTAAATTCTCTTGCATTAAACACAATAGCTGGGGAAGTACGCATGGCTTTAGTGGTTCGCAGTGATCTACAGATGACAAAGGGCAAGGTGGCAGCCCAATGTTGCCATGCAGCACTTGCATGCTATCGTTTAATTGCAGAAGAGCCGTCCCGTGACTCTTATAACCCACATATGGTCTCAAGATGGTTGTCGAGAGGGCAAGCAAAAATCACTTTAAAATGCCCTGATAAAGAAAGCATGGATGAGCTATTTGCAAACGCTTTAGCATTAGGCATTAATTGCTATGTTGTACATGACGCTGGTAGAACTCAAATTGAAGCAGGAAGTGCTACGGTCTTAGGACTAGGCCCAGCGCCTAAGGCTATATTGGACGAAGTTACAGGGGGGTTGAAATTGTATTGA